From the Chloroflexus aurantiacus J-10-fl genome, one window contains:
- a CDS encoding IS701 family transposase produces the protein MNPPKCDELDYIHVLVAAQHVFSNTAAARCHPGAPTNRPAHAASTRLLHRCRADGTAVWDEVRPWVSLTTGCLMIDDTTLDKPYSRAMELVTRHWSGKHQRVVVGINLIRMLWTDGNAHLPCDFRIDDNAHDGLTKNDHVRAMVQAAAARGFQPRLLAFASWYASLENLTLVRSLPWQWLTHLNANRLGDPDGSGNRPIRDVPIPAAGTIVHLKGYGFIKVVAIATPAGGSDDWATSDLAMRADQWVEDARYRWRIEAYHRGITQYCGIERAQHRAARAQRNHIGLALRAFLRLAWHRLRTGTSWFEATAAIVREAIRAYLAHPRSTQLSTA, from the coding sequence ATGAACCCACCGAAATGTGACGAACTGGATTATATCCACGTTCTGGTCGCAGCGCAGCACGTGTTCAGCAATACAGCAGCAGCACGCTGCCATCCGGGAGCGCCCACGAACCGTCCGGCGCATGCTGCCTCCACGCGTCTGCTGCACCGGTGTCGTGCGGATGGCACTGCCGTGTGGGACGAGGTACGCCCCTGGGTGTCATTGACCACGGGCTGCTTGATGATCGACGACACGACGCTGGACAAGCCATATAGTCGGGCGATGGAGCTGGTTACCCGCCATTGGTCGGGGAAACATCAGCGGGTGGTGGTAGGTATCAATCTGATCAGGATGCTGTGGACTGATGGGAATGCCCACCTGCCCTGTGACTTCCGTATCGACGACAACGCCCACGATGGGTTGACCAAGAACGACCACGTCCGGGCGATGGTGCAGGCGGCGGCCGCACGCGGGTTTCAGCCTCGCCTGCTTGCCTTCGCCAGCTGGTATGCGAGCCTGGAGAACCTGACGCTGGTGCGCTCGCTGCCCTGGCAGTGGCTGACCCACCTGAACGCCAATCGCCTGGGTGATCCTGATGGGTCGGGCAACCGACCGATCCGGGACGTCCCGATTCCGGCTGCGGGCACCATCGTGCATCTGAAGGGCTATGGCTTCATCAAGGTGGTCGCGATAGCCACCCCAGCCGGTGGCAGTGACGACTGGGCCACGAGCGACCTGGCGATGCGTGCCGACCAGTGGGTGGAGGACGCCCGGTACCGGTGGCGGATCGAAGCGTACCATCGCGGGATCACGCAGTACTGTGGCATTGAACGCGCCCAGCACCGCGCCGCTCGTGCCCAGCGGAATCACATCGGTCTGGCGCTGCGGGCCTTCCTCCGCCTGGCATGGCACCGGTTGCGGACAGGCACGTCGTGGTTTGAGGCCACAGCCGCCATCGTCCGTGAGGCGATACGAGCCTACCTGGCTCATCCACGCTCTACCCAGCTCTCAACTGCGTAA
- a CDS encoding DUF4397 domain-containing protein yields the protein MARKLFTALTTALLFALLIVPAAFAQSGTAKVRVIHASPDAPAVDVFVNGNAVLTNVGFFAASPYLDLPAGTYRVQVAPTGAGAGSAVIDANLTIEAGRAYTVAAVGPVASIQPQVIVDNLSAPAAGQAKVRVYHFSPDAPAVDVKLANGTTLISNLAFPNASDYLEVPAGTYDLQVTPAGGSAVVINLPGTTVDAGQIYSVFATNFVANITPQLAVTAPVTTAAPAALPTTGGDTLPLVALLVMALALTVVGGLTVRRSMR from the coding sequence ATGGCTCGTAAACTGTTCACCGCTCTGACCACGGCGTTACTGTTCGCTCTGTTGATCGTTCCGGCAGCCTTTGCCCAAAGTGGCACTGCCAAAGTTCGCGTCATTCACGCTTCACCCGATGCACCCGCAGTAGATGTGTTTGTCAATGGCAATGCGGTGCTCACAAACGTCGGCTTTTTCGCCGCCAGCCCGTATCTTGACTTACCGGCGGGTACTTACCGGGTACAGGTTGCCCCAACCGGGGCCGGTGCTGGTTCGGCAGTGATTGATGCGAATCTGACCATTGAAGCTGGTCGTGCTTACACGGTTGCTGCGGTTGGGCCGGTGGCCAGCATTCAACCACAGGTCATTGTCGATAACCTGAGCGCTCCTGCGGCCGGTCAGGCAAAAGTGCGCGTGTATCACTTCTCCCCCGATGCGCCGGCAGTAGATGTCAAGCTGGCGAATGGCACCACGCTGATCAGCAATCTGGCCTTCCCCAATGCCAGCGACTACCTCGAAGTGCCGGCTGGGACCTATGATTTGCAGGTAACGCCGGCAGGTGGCAGCGCAGTCGTTATCAACCTGCCGGGAACCACTGTTGATGCCGGTCAGATTTACAGTGTCTTCGCCACCAACTTTGTGGCCAACATCACTCCTCAGCTCGCGGTGACTGCACCGGTCACGACGGCTGCACCGGCAGCTCTGCCGACAACCGGTGGTGATACCCTGCCGTTGGTTGCTCTGTTGGTGATGGCTCTGGCATTAACTGTCGTGGGTGGATTGACTGTGCGCCGCAGCATGCGCTAA
- a CDS encoding methylated-DNA--[protein]-cysteine S-methyltransferase, with the protein MPNHDSQARDDKRAARVRPIREVAYADSPLGRVLVAATDSGLCAVYLGDDDAALLATLHASFPVAGTAAGVLAETAASAIAAYLRNEAPLPAFPLDPIGTPFQQLVWQALCTIPRGSTRTYGQLAQELGLPTGAARAVGRACASNSLAIVVPCHRALGSDGRLHGFRWGIERKRALLALEGVFLPLL; encoded by the coding sequence ATGCCAAATCACGACTCTCAAGCACGAGATGATAAACGTGCTGCTCGTGTCAGACCGATACGAGAGGTTGCATATGCAGATAGCCCCCTCGGTCGAGTGTTGGTAGCTGCGACCGATAGCGGTCTCTGTGCGGTCTATTTAGGTGATGATGACGCAGCACTGCTGGCTACACTCCACGCTAGCTTTCCGGTAGCGGGCACTGCCGCTGGTGTTCTGGCGGAGACTGCGGCATCGGCAATTGCAGCCTATCTGCGCAACGAGGCACCGCTCCCCGCCTTCCCACTTGATCCAATTGGTACCCCCTTTCAACAACTGGTCTGGCAGGCGCTTTGTACGATCCCGCGTGGGAGCACCCGTACCTACGGTCAGCTAGCTCAGGAGTTAGGATTACCAACCGGCGCTGCACGGGCAGTCGGACGGGCCTGTGCGAGCAATTCACTGGCGATAGTGGTGCCCTGTCATCGTGCCCTGGGGAGCGATGGCAGGCTCCATGGCTTTCGCTGGGGGATCGAGCGCAAGCGTGCGTTGCTGGCCCTTGAAGGGGTATTCCTGCCGCTTCTGTAG
- the trpE gene encoding anthranilate synthase component I codes for MYYPTLDQLQELRQQGNLCPIYREIMADLETPVSAYLKIAQGGLGFLLESVTGGQNIGRYSFIGSDPYMVLRMHDGVAQATHGGYKQTLTYTDPLIVLESYLNAYRPIRLPNLPIFVGGAVGYLNYESARYFERLPVPPVRPYDMPDSWWMFVDTLLAFDHVRHKIIVISHVHLDVEDLAAEYQRAVQRIETLIARLQRPLPPGIGLSLRNYEPHNTPARVMTNPIVSNRTEAEFKAAVLRAKEYIMAGDIFQVQISQRFSKATSADSFTIYRALRTINPSPYMFYIRTGEGDLVGASPEMLVQVRDGKVTTRPIAGTRWRGRDAAEDEQLAADLLADEKERAEHLMLVDLGRNDLGRISQPGTVQVPVFMTIEKYSHVQHIVSEVTGLLRADLKPIDALRACFPAGTVTGAPKIRSMEIIAELEGEQRGIYAGAVGHLGFNGDLDTCIALRTLIVKDGIAYAQAAAGVVADSTPEYEFNESCNKAAASLRAIDLAEELQAGG; via the coding sequence ATGTACTATCCAACCCTCGATCAATTACAGGAGTTACGCCAGCAGGGTAATCTCTGCCCCATTTATCGCGAGATTATGGCTGATCTGGAGACGCCAGTATCAGCCTATCTCAAGATCGCTCAGGGTGGGCTGGGCTTTCTCCTCGAAAGTGTGACCGGTGGTCAGAATATCGGTCGCTACTCGTTCATCGGCAGCGATCCGTATATGGTGCTGCGTATGCACGACGGTGTGGCCCAGGCGACCCATGGCGGTTACAAGCAGACCCTCACCTACACCGATCCGTTGATCGTGCTGGAAAGTTATCTGAACGCCTACCGCCCGATTCGCCTGCCCAATCTACCGATCTTCGTCGGTGGTGCGGTCGGCTATCTCAATTATGAGTCGGCGCGCTACTTCGAGCGCCTGCCGGTACCTCCAGTGCGCCCATACGATATGCCCGATAGCTGGTGGATGTTTGTTGATACGCTGCTGGCCTTTGATCACGTGCGCCACAAGATTATCGTTATTTCGCACGTTCATCTCGATGTCGAAGACCTTGCCGCTGAGTATCAGCGCGCCGTGCAGCGGATCGAGACCCTGATCGCACGTTTACAACGCCCGCTACCGCCGGGTATTGGCTTGAGCCTGCGCAACTACGAACCACACAACACACCGGCGCGGGTGATGACCAACCCTATCGTCTCGAATCGGACCGAGGCCGAATTTAAGGCGGCGGTGCTGCGGGCGAAAGAGTACATCATGGCCGGCGACATCTTCCAGGTGCAGATTTCGCAGCGCTTCAGCAAAGCCACCAGCGCCGATAGCTTCACCATCTATCGGGCATTGCGCACGATCAATCCTTCACCGTACATGTTTTACATCCGTACCGGCGAAGGTGATCTGGTTGGGGCATCGCCTGAGATGCTGGTACAGGTCCGCGATGGGAAGGTGACCACGCGCCCTATCGCCGGAACCCGCTGGCGTGGTCGTGATGCGGCTGAAGATGAACAACTGGCTGCCGATCTCCTGGCCGACGAAAAGGAGCGGGCTGAGCATCTGATGCTGGTTGATCTGGGACGCAATGATCTGGGACGCATCAGCCAGCCCGGTACGGTTCAGGTGCCGGTGTTCATGACCATCGAGAAGTATAGCCACGTTCAACATATTGTGTCAGAAGTGACCGGTCTGTTGCGGGCTGACTTGAAACCAATCGATGCGTTGCGAGCCTGTTTCCCTGCCGGCACCGTGACCGGCGCACCGAAGATCCGGTCGATGGAGATCATTGCCGAACTTGAAGGTGAGCAGCGGGGGATTTATGCCGGTGCCGTTGGTCATCTCGGTTTTAACGGTGACCTCGATACCTGCATTGCACTCCGCACGCTGATTGTCAAAGACGGTATTGCCTATGCCCAGGCCGCTGCCGGTGTGGTAGCCGACAGTACGCCGGAGTATGAGTTTAACGAAAGCTGTAATAAAGCAGCCGCTTCGTTGCGGGCTATTGATCTGGCCGAAGAGCTACAGGCCGGTGGCTAG
- the trpS gene encoding tryptophan--tRNA ligase: protein MTRKPRVFSGIQPSGNLHIGNYLGAIQQWVAGQGQKTNFICIVDLHAITVPQDPADLRRQTRELAALLLACGIDPQQTTLFVQSHVRAHAECSWVFSCITPLGWLERMTQYKTKAQKQESVMTGLLTYPVLMAADILLYDADEVPVGEDQKQHIELTRDLAQRFNYLFGETFVIPKPVIRESGARIMGLNDPTVKMSKSETTRGHAIRIVDDPDEIRWAIKRAVTDSYNEIRFSDDPDRAGVNNLLQIYELLTGRSRPEIEAHFAGKGYGALKRELTEVVIESLRPIRERYYQLMNDPAELDRILAIGAEQARAVAEPKMTLILERVGFVLPNDRR from the coding sequence ATGACGCGCAAACCTCGTGTCTTCTCAGGCATCCAGCCGTCGGGCAACCTGCATATCGGTAACTATCTGGGTGCGATCCAGCAATGGGTTGCCGGGCAGGGCCAGAAGACCAATTTCATCTGTATCGTCGATCTGCATGCGATCACCGTACCGCAAGACCCAGCCGACTTGCGTCGCCAGACCCGCGAGTTAGCCGCCTTGTTGCTGGCTTGTGGTATCGATCCGCAGCAGACGACGCTCTTCGTGCAGAGTCACGTGCGGGCGCATGCCGAGTGTTCGTGGGTGTTCAGTTGTATCACACCGCTTGGCTGGCTCGAACGCATGACCCAGTACAAGACGAAAGCGCAGAAGCAAGAGAGCGTGATGACCGGTTTGCTCACCTATCCGGTCTTGATGGCGGCAGACATTCTGCTCTACGATGCCGACGAGGTGCCGGTTGGCGAGGACCAAAAGCAGCATATCGAGCTGACCCGCGATCTCGCGCAGCGCTTCAATTATCTCTTTGGGGAAACCTTTGTTATTCCCAAACCAGTCATTCGCGAGAGCGGCGCTCGCATTATGGGCCTCAACGATCCGACAGTCAAGATGAGCAAATCGGAAACAACCCGTGGTCATGCGATTCGCATTGTTGACGATCCCGACGAGATTCGCTGGGCGATCAAGCGGGCAGTTACCGACTCCTACAACGAGATTCGCTTTAGCGATGACCCTGATCGTGCCGGGGTGAATAATCTGTTGCAAATCTATGAATTGCTGACCGGGCGTAGCCGACCAGAGATCGAAGCACACTTTGCCGGTAAGGGGTATGGTGCGCTGAAGCGAGAACTCACCGAGGTAGTGATTGAGTCGTTGCGCCCGATCCGCGAGCGCTACTACCAGTTGATGAACGATCCGGCGGAGCTTGATCGTATACTGGCGATTGGCGCCGAACAGGCACGTGCCGTGGCTGAACCGAAGATGACGCTTATCCTTGAGCGGGTAGGCTTCGTATTACCCAATGACCGTAGATAA
- a CDS encoding TrpB-like pyridoxal phosphate-dependent enzyme, producing the protein METVKYLLSEDRLPETWYNIAADLPSLPPPPLHPATGQPIGPADLAPLFPMELIKQEVSTERAIPIPDEVRAIYRQWRPTPLFRARRLEKALDTPARIYYKYEGVSPAGSHKPNTAVAQAYYNKQEGVRRLVTETGAGQWGSSLAFAGALFGLEVEVFMVKVSYNQKPYRRALMETYGARVVASPSTETAAGRAILAQDPDSTGSLGIAISEAVEVAAQRDDTRYALGSVLNHVLLHQTVIGQEAMIQMEMAGDYPDVVVGCTGGGSNFAGIAFPFIGAKLRGERPLRVVAVEPAACPSLTKGKYAYDYGDTAHLTPLVKMHTLGSSFVPPGIHAGGLRYHGMAPLVSHLLEIGAIEAIAIQQLETFAAGVQFARTEGILPAPEANHAIAGVIREALRCKEEGKSEVILFNLCGHGHFDLQAYMDYQAGRLRDYEYSDAEVAMALAGLPSVGA; encoded by the coding sequence GTGGAAACGGTCAAGTATCTACTCAGTGAAGATCGCCTGCCGGAGACCTGGTACAACATCGCTGCCGATTTGCCATCGCTGCCGCCGCCGCCATTGCATCCGGCGACGGGTCAACCCATTGGCCCCGCCGATCTGGCGCCACTCTTTCCGATGGAGCTGATTAAGCAAGAGGTGAGTACCGAGCGCGCTATCCCAATTCCCGATGAGGTACGGGCCATCTATCGACAGTGGCGGCCAACACCGCTCTTCCGTGCGCGCCGGTTAGAGAAAGCCCTTGATACGCCGGCTCGTATCTACTACAAGTACGAAGGGGTTAGCCCTGCCGGTAGCCACAAACCGAATACCGCGGTGGCTCAGGCGTATTACAACAAGCAAGAAGGAGTCCGCCGCCTGGTCACCGAAACCGGTGCTGGTCAGTGGGGGTCTTCCCTCGCCTTCGCCGGTGCGCTCTTCGGGCTTGAGGTTGAAGTCTTTATGGTGAAGGTGAGCTACAATCAGAAGCCGTATCGCCGGGCGCTGATGGAAACATACGGCGCACGGGTGGTGGCAAGCCCCAGCACCGAGACGGCTGCCGGACGGGCTATTCTGGCGCAAGACCCCGACAGCACCGGGAGTCTTGGTATTGCGATTTCTGAAGCAGTAGAAGTTGCTGCGCAGCGTGATGATACGCGCTATGCGTTGGGTAGTGTGCTCAACCACGTGCTGCTCCATCAGACGGTGATCGGGCAGGAGGCAATGATCCAGATGGAGATGGCCGGTGATTATCCCGATGTGGTGGTTGGCTGTACCGGAGGTGGTTCAAACTTTGCTGGCATCGCCTTCCCCTTCATCGGTGCGAAGCTGCGCGGTGAACGTCCGTTGCGCGTGGTTGCCGTTGAACCGGCAGCCTGTCCGTCGCTGACCAAAGGGAAGTATGCCTATGACTACGGTGATACTGCTCATCTGACACCGCTGGTCAAGATGCATACCCTTGGCAGCAGCTTTGTGCCCCCCGGTATTCACGCCGGTGGCCTACGCTATCACGGCATGGCACCGCTGGTTAGTCATTTGCTTGAAATTGGGGCAATTGAAGCGATTGCGATCCAGCAGCTTGAAACCTTTGCTGCCGGTGTGCAGTTCGCCCGTACCGAGGGCATCTTGCCTGCCCCTGAAGCAAACCACGCCATTGCCGGTGTGATCCGCGAGGCGCTCCGCTGCAAGGAAGAGGGTAAGAGCGAGGTTATTCTCTTCAATCTCTGCGGCCACGGCCATTTCGATTTGCAGGCCTACATGGATTATCAGGCGGGGCGGTTGCGTGACTACGAGTATTCTGACGCCGAGGTGGCAATGGCGCTGGCCGGTTTGCCTTCAGTTGGGGCCTAA